A window of Natrinema versiforme contains these coding sequences:
- a CDS encoding alpha/beta fold hydrolase yields the protein MSGTGIAPVGDCRIAYRRAGTSGPPVVLCHGAGIDDATVSWRHTIDALADDYRVYALDWPEYGNSTGDVTHSVETYVDILEGFLETLPFERVSLAGISMGGGVALGYALEHPDRVERLALVDSYGLGGRLPSALAWKTLSQVPGMTEFGKIAASTTTRSVRMVLDSLVADADALPDRFVDDARRKLMEPGSIQAFKAFQDNELSFSGRVATNFVDDLESLSVPTLLVHGKQDPLVPVEWSIRAAEKIPNSELELIDDCGHWTPRERPERFNERLREWLPDPQDAPMPQYTKDGMPGVTRASGD from the coding sequence ATGAGCGGGACCGGTATCGCTCCCGTCGGCGACTGTCGGATCGCCTACCGGCGGGCGGGGACGAGCGGTCCGCCCGTCGTCCTCTGTCACGGTGCCGGTATCGACGACGCGACCGTCTCGTGGCGACACACTATCGACGCCCTCGCGGACGACTATCGAGTCTACGCGCTCGACTGGCCGGAGTACGGGAACAGCACGGGAGATGTCACACACTCCGTCGAGACGTACGTCGACATCCTCGAGGGCTTCCTCGAGACGCTCCCCTTCGAGCGCGTCTCGCTGGCCGGCATCTCGATGGGCGGCGGCGTCGCCCTCGGCTACGCGCTCGAGCACCCGGACCGCGTCGAGCGACTCGCGCTCGTCGACAGCTACGGGCTCGGCGGGCGGCTGCCCAGCGCCCTCGCCTGGAAGACCCTCTCACAGGTCCCCGGAATGACCGAATTCGGGAAGATCGCCGCCAGTACCACGACGAGGAGCGTCCGCATGGTCCTCGATTCGCTCGTCGCAGACGCCGACGCGTTGCCCGATCGCTTCGTCGACGACGCCAGACGAAAGCTGATGGAGCCGGGCTCGATACAGGCGTTCAAGGCGTTTCAGGACAACGAACTCTCCTTCAGCGGCCGCGTCGCGACGAACTTCGTCGACGACCTCGAGTCGCTGTCGGTCCCGACGCTGCTCGTCCACGGGAAACAGGACCCGCTGGTCCCCGTCGAGTGGTCGATCCGCGCGGCGGAGAAGATTCCGAACAGCGAACTGGAACTGATCGACGACTGCGGCCACTGGACGCCTCGAGAGCGACCCGAGCGGTTCAACGAGCGGCTCCGCGAGTGGCTGCCGGACCCGCAGGATGCGCCGATGCCGCAGTACACCAAGGACGGAATGCCCGGCGTGACTCGAGCCAGCGGCGACTAG
- a CDS encoding DNA polymerase II large subunit, whose product MRPEDERYFEGLEDQLDEALDVAERAKERGGDPKPEVEIPVAKDMADRVENILGIEGVAERVRELEGQMSREEAALELAEDFAEGRVGDYETKAGKVEGAVRTAVALLTEGVVAAPIEGIDRVEILENDDGTEFVNVYYAGPIRSAGGTAQALSVLVADYTRALVGIEQYNIRQEEVERYAEEIALYDKETGLQYCPKAKEAKFIAKHLPIMLDGEATGDEEVSGFRDLERVDTNSARGGMCLVLGEGIALKAPKIQRYTRNLDEVDWPWLQDLIDGNYYDDEDDAADDTDDADADDTDEEAAESDEDEVAEDDADGDADEPDGPPRVETSEKFLRDLIAGRPVFSHPCARGGFRLRYGRARNHGFATAGVHPAAMHLVDDFLATGTQIKTERPGKAAGVVPVDSLEGPTVKLANGDVRRIDDPEDALEIRNGVEAILDLGEYLVNYGEFVENNHPLAPASYTYEWWVQDLDAAGADVQALEDDPRIDLEFPDPEEAVAWATEYDAPLHPEYTSLWHDISVDAFRSLAAAVADGRIEGDLEGDSTLILEYSDPVREALERIVLEHRQRPDEDRIEIDDWRPFVRTVGCEPRRTAADGAALEPEAREPAVELERTWADADLSERARTWGHEAEGDNAIEAVNEVAPFQVRERAPTRVGNRMGRPEKSERRDLSPPVHTLFPIGEAGGAQRNVADAAKHAETMSDTPGVVELQIGRQRCESCGTETFKNRCPDCDARTTPDYRCPDCDQRLEPDEAGRVECDHCEREGTCVEPREIDVHEEYRDALESVGERENAFEILKGVKGLTSSTKIPEPIEKGILRAKHDVSSFKDGTVRYDMTDLPVTSVRASELDIDVGQLQALGYEEDIHGEPLTHEDQLVELKVQDIVLSDGAAEHMLQTADFIDDLLEQYYGLEPFYEFEDRQELVGELVFGMAPHTSAATVGRVIGFTSAAVGYAHPYFHAAKRRNCDGDEDCVMLLLDGLLNFSKSFLPDQRGGKMDAPLVMSSRIDPSEIDDEAHNMDVVSQYPREFYLATREQADPEDVDVEIAEDTLGTDTEYTGFEHTHDTTDIAMGPDLSAYKTLGSMMDKMDAQLELSRKLAAVDETDVAERVIEYHFLPDLIGNLRAFSRQETRCLDCGEKFRRMPLTGDCRECGGRVNLTVHKGSVNKYMQTAIQVAEEYDCRDYTKQRLEVLERSLESIFENDKNKQSGIEDFM is encoded by the coding sequence ATGCGGCCGGAAGACGAACGGTACTTCGAGGGGCTCGAGGACCAGCTCGACGAGGCCTTAGACGTCGCCGAGCGAGCCAAAGAACGGGGCGGCGATCCGAAACCCGAGGTCGAGATCCCGGTCGCCAAGGACATGGCCGACCGCGTCGAGAACATCCTCGGGATCGAGGGCGTCGCCGAGCGAGTCCGCGAACTCGAGGGGCAGATGAGCCGCGAGGAGGCCGCCCTCGAACTCGCGGAGGACTTCGCCGAGGGGCGCGTCGGCGACTACGAGACGAAAGCGGGCAAGGTCGAGGGTGCGGTCCGCACTGCGGTCGCGCTCCTGACCGAGGGCGTCGTCGCAGCGCCCATCGAGGGGATCGACAGGGTCGAAATCCTCGAGAACGACGACGGGACGGAGTTCGTCAACGTCTACTACGCCGGCCCGATCCGCTCGGCCGGCGGGACCGCACAGGCCCTCTCGGTGCTCGTGGCCGACTACACGCGCGCGCTGGTCGGCATCGAACAGTACAACATCCGCCAAGAGGAGGTCGAACGCTACGCCGAGGAGATCGCCCTCTACGACAAGGAAACGGGGCTCCAGTACTGTCCCAAGGCCAAGGAGGCCAAGTTCATCGCCAAACACCTCCCGATCATGCTCGACGGGGAGGCCACCGGCGACGAGGAGGTTTCGGGCTTCCGTGACCTCGAGCGGGTCGACACCAACAGCGCCCGCGGCGGGATGTGTCTCGTCCTCGGCGAGGGGATCGCGCTGAAAGCACCGAAGATCCAGCGCTACACCCGCAACTTAGACGAGGTCGACTGGCCGTGGCTGCAGGACCTCATCGACGGCAACTACTACGACGACGAGGACGACGCCGCGGACGACACCGATGATGCCGACGCCGACGACACGGACGAGGAGGCTGCGGAGAGCGACGAAGACGAAGTTGCGGAGGACGATGCCGACGGCGACGCGGACGAACCCGACGGCCCGCCCCGCGTCGAAACCTCCGAGAAGTTCCTCCGGGACCTGATCGCCGGCCGCCCCGTCTTCTCTCACCCCTGCGCGAGGGGCGGTTTTCGGCTCCGCTACGGCCGAGCGCGAAACCACGGCTTCGCGACTGCGGGCGTCCACCCCGCCGCGATGCATCTGGTCGACGACTTCCTCGCGACGGGCACGCAGATCAAGACCGAACGCCCCGGGAAGGCCGCCGGCGTCGTCCCCGTCGACTCGCTGGAGGGGCCGACGGTCAAACTCGCCAACGGCGACGTTCGGCGGATCGACGACCCCGAAGACGCCCTCGAGATTCGAAACGGCGTCGAGGCGATCCTCGACCTCGGCGAGTACCTCGTCAACTACGGCGAGTTCGTCGAGAACAACCACCCGCTCGCACCCGCCTCCTACACCTACGAGTGGTGGGTACAGGACCTCGACGCCGCGGGCGCGGACGTTCAGGCCCTCGAGGACGACCCCCGGATCGACCTCGAGTTCCCCGACCCCGAGGAAGCCGTAGCGTGGGCCACCGAGTACGACGCGCCGCTCCACCCCGAGTATACCTCCCTCTGGCACGACATCTCCGTCGACGCGTTCCGGTCGCTGGCCGCGGCCGTCGCGGACGGCCGGATCGAGGGGGACCTCGAGGGCGACTCGACGCTCATCCTCGAGTACAGCGACCCCGTCCGCGAGGCCCTCGAGCGGATCGTCCTCGAGCACCGCCAGCGGCCGGACGAGGACCGCATCGAAATCGACGACTGGCGGCCGTTCGTCCGCACGGTCGGCTGCGAACCGCGACGCACCGCCGCCGACGGCGCGGCACTCGAGCCCGAGGCCCGCGAGCCCGCCGTCGAACTCGAGCGCACGTGGGCCGACGCCGACCTCTCCGAGCGCGCCCGAACGTGGGGCCACGAGGCCGAGGGCGACAACGCCATCGAGGCGGTCAACGAGGTCGCGCCGTTTCAGGTGCGCGAACGCGCCCCGACGCGCGTCGGCAACCGAATGGGGCGACCGGAGAAGTCCGAGCGCCGCGACCTGAGCCCGCCGGTCCACACGCTGTTCCCGATCGGCGAGGCCGGCGGCGCACAGCGCAACGTCGCCGACGCCGCCAAACACGCCGAGACGATGTCCGATACCCCCGGCGTCGTCGAACTGCAGATCGGCCGCCAACGCTGTGAGTCCTGTGGCACCGAGACCTTCAAGAACCGCTGTCCGGACTGTGACGCCCGGACGACGCCGGACTACCGCTGTCCCGACTGCGATCAGCGCCTCGAGCCCGACGAGGCCGGTCGCGTCGAGTGCGACCACTGCGAGCGCGAGGGGACCTGCGTCGAACCCCGCGAGATCGATGTCCACGAGGAGTACCGCGACGCCCTCGAGTCGGTCGGCGAGCGCGAGAACGCCTTCGAGATTCTGAAAGGCGTCAAGGGACTCACGTCGTCGACCAAGATCCCCGAACCCATCGAGAAGGGGATCCTGCGCGCGAAACACGACGTTTCCTCGTTCAAGGACGGCACCGTCCGCTACGACATGACCGACCTGCCGGTCACGTCGGTCCGGGCGAGCGAACTCGACATCGACGTCGGCCAACTCCAGGCGCTCGGCTACGAGGAGGACATCCACGGCGAACCGCTGACCCACGAGGACCAGCTCGTGGAGCTGAAAGTGCAGGACATCGTCCTCTCGGACGGCGCCGCCGAGCATATGCTCCAGACCGCCGACTTCATCGACGACCTGTTGGAGCAGTACTACGGCCTCGAGCCGTTCTACGAGTTCGAGGACCGGCAAGAGCTGGTCGGCGAACTCGTCTTCGGGATGGCGCCCCACACGTCGGCGGCAACTGTCGGGAGAGTGATTGGTTTCACGAGCGCGGCGGTCGGATACGCGCATCCGTACTTTCACGCCGCTAAACGGCGGAACTGCGACGGTGACGAAGATTGTGTTATGCTTCTTCTCGACGGACTTCTCAACTTCAGTAAGTCCTTCCTCCCCGACCAGCGCGGGGGGAAGATGGACGCCCCGCTGGTCATGTCCTCCCGCATCGACCCCTCCGAGATCGACGACGAGGCCCACAACATGGACGTCGTCTCGCAGTACCCCCGCGAGTTCTACCTCGCAACCCGCGAGCAGGCCGACCCGGAGGACGTCGATGTCGAGATCGCCGAGGACACGCTGGGCACCGACACGGAGTACACCGGTTTCGAGCACACCCACGACACCACCGACATCGCGATGGGGCCCGACCTCTCGGCGTACAAGACGCTCGGCTCGATGATGGACAAAATGGACGCCCAGCTCGAGCTCTCGCGCAAACTTGCGGCCGTCGACGAAACGGACGTGGCCGAGCGGGTCATCGAGTACCACTTCCTGCCGGACCTGATCGGCAACCTGCGGGCCTTCTCCCGGCAGGAGACGCGCTGTCTCGACTGCGGCGAGAAGTTCCGGCGGATGCCCCTGACCGGCGACTGCCGGGAGTGTGGCGGCCGCGTCAACCTCACCGTCCACAAGGGGTCGGTGAACAAGTACATGCAAACCGCGATCCAGGTCGCCGAGGAGTACGACTGCCGGGACTACACGAAACAGCGGTTAGAGGTCCTCGAGCGCTCGCTCGAGAGTATCTTCGAGAACGATAAGAACAAGCAGAGTGGGATCGAGGATTTCATGTAG
- a CDS encoding PPC domain-containing DNA-binding protein translates to MNYRAVETTEEYVATLEHGADWRAEIESLADEVEADAAWFTALGAVQDAELWFYDQEECEYYPIEFDEPLEVASCVGNVSRLDDERFAHTHAVLSDDEGTAYAGHLNEATVWAGEVHMRVFEEPLEREYDETTELDLWL, encoded by the coding sequence ATGAACTACCGAGCCGTCGAAACCACCGAGGAGTACGTCGCCACCCTCGAGCACGGTGCCGACTGGCGGGCCGAGATCGAGTCGCTCGCGGACGAGGTCGAGGCCGACGCCGCCTGGTTTACCGCGCTCGGCGCGGTCCAAGACGCCGAACTCTGGTTCTACGATCAAGAGGAGTGCGAGTACTACCCGATCGAGTTCGACGAGCCGCTCGAGGTCGCGAGTTGCGTCGGGAACGTCTCGCGGCTCGACGACGAGCGCTTCGCCCACACGCACGCGGTCCTCTCGGACGACGAGGGAACCGCCTACGCCGGCCACCTGAACGAGGCCACCGTCTGGGCCGGCGAGGTCCACATGCGCGTCTTCGAGGAGCCCCTCGAGCGCGAGTACGACGAGACCACCGAACTGGACCTCTGGCTCTGA
- a CDS encoding ABC transporter substrate-binding protein encodes MVSNQSTTRRRLLASGAAVSAAVVAGCIGGGGSGDGEAFHFTQEQSREEQFDPVISNDAYSFQVIQLVFDGLYEFDEGLELQPNLATGEPTVERDGTRYIFEIEEAAEFHNGDDVTATDVAHSFTAPVEEETENAAEYDMIESTEVVDDYQLQVDLGEDPYGPFELQTMGVTVVPESVRTDDRDAFNTDPVGSGPFTFAELQENEYVEIERWDDYWGDLDPNLERVRFEAHDDEAGRVSDIRSENTDAIAGIPNDDWDVLEGEDGVTLHSAESPTFMYMAFNCNEGPTTNTDVRRGIAHSFSMQDFIESNGANVTSPMYSPIPPVVNEVWGFPADEYQDLLPDYDPDQAQSLLEEHAPDGFEPTIITPEGIRAQLAERIATRLDEIGYGADVQVLDFATLVDTYTTGSADDYQMYLLGWTGGPDPDFYLYSLFHESQAEVNQGHFYEGSDGFHDDIAQARNSADQDERYDLYEPVIREIVEELPALPAFTQDNTMASRDYVQDLQAHPEVTRNPDLIADHANVSME; translated from the coding sequence ATGGTGTCCAATCAGTCAACGACGCGGCGGCGACTCCTCGCTTCGGGGGCCGCCGTCTCCGCGGCAGTGGTCGCAGGGTGTATCGGTGGGGGCGGCAGCGGCGACGGCGAAGCGTTCCACTTCACGCAAGAGCAGTCGCGCGAGGAGCAGTTCGACCCCGTCATCTCGAACGACGCCTACAGCTTTCAGGTGATACAGCTCGTCTTCGACGGGCTCTACGAGTTCGACGAGGGCCTCGAGCTCCAGCCGAATCTCGCGACGGGCGAGCCGACCGTCGAGCGCGACGGCACCCGGTACATCTTCGAGATCGAAGAAGCCGCGGAGTTCCACAACGGCGACGACGTGACCGCCACCGACGTGGCACACTCGTTTACCGCGCCCGTCGAGGAGGAGACCGAAAACGCCGCCGAGTACGACATGATCGAGAGCACCGAGGTCGTCGACGACTATCAGCTGCAAGTCGACCTCGGCGAGGATCCGTACGGCCCGTTCGAACTCCAGACGATGGGCGTGACCGTGGTCCCCGAATCGGTCCGGACCGACGACCGCGACGCGTTCAACACGGACCCCGTGGGGTCGGGGCCGTTCACCTTCGCCGAACTGCAGGAAAACGAGTACGTCGAGATCGAGCGGTGGGACGACTACTGGGGCGACCTGGACCCGAACCTCGAGCGGGTCCGCTTCGAGGCCCACGACGACGAGGCCGGCCGCGTCTCCGACATCCGCTCGGAGAACACCGACGCCATCGCGGGCATTCCAAACGACGACTGGGACGTCCTCGAGGGCGAGGACGGCGTGACCCTCCACTCGGCGGAGAGCCCGACGTTCATGTACATGGCGTTTAACTGCAACGAAGGGCCGACGACCAACACTGACGTGCGGCGGGGGATCGCCCACTCGTTCTCGATGCAGGACTTCATCGAGTCCAACGGCGCGAACGTGACCTCGCCGATGTACAGCCCGATCCCGCCGGTCGTCAACGAGGTCTGGGGCTTCCCCGCGGACGAGTATCAGGACCTCCTCCCCGACTACGATCCCGACCAGGCCCAGTCGCTGCTCGAGGAACACGCGCCCGACGGCTTCGAGCCGACGATCATCACCCCGGAGGGGATCCGGGCGCAACTCGCCGAGCGGATCGCCACTCGGCTGGACGAGATCGGCTACGGGGCGGACGTCCAAGTGCTCGACTTCGCGACGCTGGTCGACACGTACACGACCGGCAGCGCGGACGACTACCAGATGTACCTGCTGGGCTGGACCGGCGGCCCGGACCCCGATTTCTACCTCTATTCGCTCTTCCACGAGAGCCAAGCAGAGGTCAATCAGGGCCACTTCTACGAGGGCAGCGACGGCTTCCACGACGACATCGCGCAGGCGCGTAACTCGGCCGATCAGGACGAACGATACGACCTCTACGAACCCGTCATCCGGGAGATCGTCGAGGAACTGCCGGCGCTTCCGGCGTTCACGCAGGACAACACGATGGCGTCCCGTGACTACGTCCAGGACCTCCAAGCGCACCCGGAGGTCACGCGAAACCCGGACCTCATCGCCGATCACGCGAACGTGTCGATGGAGTGA
- a CDS encoding ABC transporter permease produces the protein MKLLKYTIYRLLQAIPVLIGISVITFLLANLGPGDPVSLMLQGQEHSEELVRTIERRYGLDRPLHERYLTYMGGLLQGDFGQSIHHQRPVADLMVNRIGPTLLLVLSAYAFALATAIPLGIIAANRRNEPTDHVSRIAALVGVSTPSFWIGIVLILIFAVTLGWLPSSGLIYPWRPPGSYRGIDGHLELYYESARHLLLPMIALGTLQMATIMRVERTQMIESLQGEYVKLARAYGVPERTILRKHAFNVAQLPIITIVGLNLSTAIGGAVLVETVFNINGMGRLFVNAISTNDYQLVMGITMMLGFLFVIGVIITDISYAYVDPRVTYGERE, from the coding sequence ATGAAACTACTCAAGTACACGATATACAGGCTCCTGCAGGCGATCCCCGTCCTGATCGGGATCTCCGTCATCACGTTCCTGCTGGCGAATCTGGGGCCGGGCGACCCGGTCAGTCTGATGTTGCAGGGACAGGAACACAGCGAGGAACTGGTCCGGACGATCGAGCGGCGGTACGGCCTCGACAGGCCGCTCCACGAGCGGTACCTGACCTACATGGGTGGCCTGCTTCAGGGCGATTTCGGACAGAGCATCCACCACCAGCGACCGGTCGCCGACCTGATGGTGAACCGGATCGGGCCGACGCTCCTGTTGGTCCTGTCAGCCTACGCGTTCGCGCTGGCGACGGCGATCCCGCTCGGGATCATCGCCGCCAACCGGCGGAACGAGCCGACCGATCACGTCTCGCGGATCGCCGCGCTCGTCGGCGTCAGCACCCCGTCGTTCTGGATCGGCATCGTCCTGATCCTGATCTTCGCGGTCACACTCGGCTGGCTCCCCTCGAGCGGGCTCATCTACCCGTGGCGGCCGCCGGGTTCCTACCGGGGGATCGACGGTCACCTCGAGCTCTACTACGAGTCGGCCAGACACCTCCTGTTGCCGATGATCGCGCTGGGGACCTTACAGATGGCGACGATCATGCGCGTCGAGCGCACCCAGATGATCGAGTCGCTGCAGGGCGAGTACGTCAAGTTGGCTCGCGCCTACGGCGTACCGGAGCGGACGATCCTGCGAAAGCACGCCTTCAACGTCGCCCAGCTCCCGATCATCACCATCGTCGGACTGAACCTGTCGACGGCGATCGGCGGCGCGGTGCTGGTCGAGACGGTGTTCAACATCAACGGGATGGGCCGGCTGTTCGTCAACGCGATCTCGACGAACGACTACCAGCTCGTGATGGGGATCACGATGATGCTCGGGTTCCTGTTCGTGATCGGCGTCATCATCACCGACATCTCCTACGCGTACGTCGACCCGCGAGTCACCTACGGTGAGCGAGAGTAA
- a CDS encoding ABC transporter permease, with amino-acid sequence MAVSESQFESGREPASEDEEEVEARVGWRYTVARIKRDTTARWGLYVVTLVLFVAIYAVVDSNLSLLTFGLLSDFTFARLLPIFDHPTHIPPPGEGTQHMPPYFPLAEQAWNPLPAGGTLEHPLGTDHTGRDYFTRIVYGTQVSVFVGLVSTFIGLAGGTVIGAVAGYYGGRADDILMRAVETVYSIPPLILIIVFTVFVGGANIWYAVLGVGITFVPVFARIIRSRVLSIREMDYIEAARAAGVKDRHIIMRHVVPNSFAPVLVYATLQIGVTILIVAGLSFLGYGAQPPTPDWGQMLNIAHGYMHSNVWLSIWPGIAIMITIMGFNLFGDGLQDALDPRIDD; translated from the coding sequence ATGGCAGTCAGTGAATCACAGTTCGAGAGCGGCCGAGAACCGGCGTCCGAGGACGAGGAGGAAGTGGAGGCCCGCGTCGGCTGGCGCTACACCGTCGCGCGGATCAAACGGGACACGACGGCCCGCTGGGGGCTGTACGTCGTGACGCTCGTGCTGTTCGTCGCGATCTACGCCGTTGTGGACAGCAACCTCTCCCTGCTCACGTTCGGGCTCCTGTCGGACTTCACGTTCGCGCGACTGCTGCCGATCTTCGATCACCCGACCCACATCCCGCCGCCGGGCGAGGGGACACAGCACATGCCGCCGTACTTCCCGCTCGCCGAGCAGGCGTGGAACCCGCTGCCCGCGGGCGGCACGCTCGAGCATCCCCTCGGTACGGACCACACCGGACGAGACTACTTCACGCGGATCGTCTACGGCACGCAGGTGTCGGTGTTCGTCGGGCTCGTCTCGACGTTCATCGGGCTCGCCGGCGGGACGGTCATCGGTGCCGTCGCCGGCTACTACGGCGGGCGAGCCGACGACATCCTGATGCGAGCCGTCGAGACGGTCTACTCGATCCCGCCGCTGATCCTCATCATCGTCTTCACCGTCTTCGTCGGCGGGGCGAACATCTGGTACGCCGTACTCGGCGTCGGGATCACGTTCGTGCCGGTCTTCGCCCGCATCATCCGGAGCCGGGTCCTGAGCATCCGCGAGATGGACTACATCGAGGCGGCGCGGGCGGCCGGCGTGAAGGACCGACACATCATCATGCGCCACGTCGTGCCGAACAGCTTCGCGCCGGTGCTGGTGTACGCGACGCTCCAGATCGGCGTGACGATCCTCATCGTCGCCGGGCTCTCCTTTTTGGGCTACGGCGCACAGCCGCCGACCCCCGACTGGGGCCAGATGCTCAACATCGCACACGGCTACATGCACTCGAACGTCTGGCTCTCGATCTGGCCGGGTATCGCGATCATGATCACCATCATGGGCTTCAACCTGTTCGGCGACGGCCTGCAGGACGCCCTCGACCCGCGAATCGACGACTAA
- a CDS encoding ABC transporter ATP-binding protein — MSSEPLLRVENLKTQFFTEAGTVRAVDGISFEVREGEIVGLVGESGAGKSVASMSLLRLVENPGEIVAGEITYRGETLFGLEEGPDGELRERDDMLSNEEIRTRIRGNEIAVIFQDPMESLNPVFTVGGQLREFIELNRGLAEDEAKAEAIDMLREVGIPDPEERYEEYPHQFSGGMRQRVLIAMALACEPSLIIADEPTTALDVTVEGQILDLVDDLQAKYGTSFIWVTHDLGVVAEICDRVNVMYLGEIVEQAPVDELFYDTKHPYTDALLDSIPRPDRTVTELEAIEGVMPEAINPPSGCRFHPRCPDAREVCKRVHPEAKVVDDAGGEPHRAACVQHDAFDVGYDESPPLEGADGGESTVRDEGSGDSGADSELAANPTGDDSGGGSRE, encoded by the coding sequence ATGAGTTCCGAACCACTACTCCGCGTCGAGAACCTCAAGACCCAGTTCTTCACCGAAGCCGGTACAGTACGCGCAGTCGACGGCATCTCCTTCGAGGTCCGCGAGGGCGAAATCGTCGGCCTCGTCGGCGAGAGCGGGGCCGGCAAATCGGTCGCCTCGATGAGCCTGCTTCGTCTCGTCGAGAACCCCGGCGAGATCGTCGCCGGCGAGATCACCTACCGGGGCGAGACCCTCTTCGGCCTCGAGGAGGGGCCGGACGGCGAACTCCGGGAACGAGACGACATGCTCTCGAACGAGGAGATACGGACCCGAATCCGGGGCAACGAGATCGCGGTAATCTTTCAGGACCCGATGGAGTCGCTCAACCCGGTCTTCACCGTCGGCGGCCAACTGCGGGAGTTCATCGAACTCAACCGCGGACTGGCCGAAGACGAGGCCAAAGCGGAGGCGATCGACATGCTCCGGGAGGTCGGCATCCCCGACCCCGAGGAGCGCTACGAGGAGTACCCACACCAGTTCTCCGGCGGGATGCGCCAGCGCGTGCTCATCGCGATGGCGCTGGCCTGCGAGCCCAGCCTCATCATCGCCGACGAGCCGACGACGGCCCTCGATGTCACCGTCGAGGGCCAGATCCTCGATCTGGTCGACGACCTCCAAGCGAAGTACGGGACGAGCTTCATCTGGGTCACCCACGATCTGGGCGTCGTCGCCGAGATCTGCGACCGGGTGAACGTGATGTATCTCGGCGAGATCGTCGAGCAAGCGCCGGTGGACGAACTGTTCTACGACACCAAACACCCCTACACGGACGCCCTGCTGGACTCGATCCCTCGCCCCGATCGGACCGTCACGGAACTCGAGGCGATCGAGGGGGTCATGCCCGAAGCAATCAACCCGCCGTCGGGCTGTCGGTTCCATCCGCGCTGTCCCGACGCGCGGGAGGTATGCAAGCGGGTCCACCCGGAAGCGAAGGTGGTCGACGACGCCGGCGGTGAACCCCACCGCGCGGCCTGCGTGCAACACGACGCCTTCGACGTGGGTTACGACGAGAGCCCGCCGCTCGAGGGGGCCGACGGCGGCGAGTCGACCGTGAGAGACGAGGGGAGCGGCGACTCGGGCGCGGACTCGGAACTCGCGGCCAACCCGACCGGCGACGACAGCGGGGGTGGGAGCCGTGAGTAG